One Coccinella septempunctata chromosome 8, icCocSept1.1, whole genome shotgun sequence genomic window carries:
- the LOC123319360 gene encoding uncharacterized protein LOC123319360 gives MKEIAIIAGGGTLHKKSKLYQLTPYMKNEYLCVGGRTNYSTDLPDTAKSPLIFDSRHFAVKLLILHYHVIMGHQGVEVILNELRQRFWILQARKAIKRAMRYCPICSLRRAIPRVTQMGQLPDFRLKKPQPQRAFVYTGIDFFGHFEVTIGRRREKRYGVLFTCMSVRAIHIEIAETLNTDSTLLAIKRFMSRRGKPQMFLTDNGTNFHAAEKELKKAYEDVNLEVIRQGLCAESIEWKFIPPGSPHMGGAWERMVRSVKTTLNIILKDRSTRQEVFHTVMIEAEHIVNSRPLTYISSSPEDEESLTPNHFLIGTSSILKPPGLFDGTKWNVRKQWLIAENLNEHFWNRWVKEYIPTLTKRTKWFEQNQNLKEGDLIVLMDSKLPRNNWPKGVVYKTYPGKDGKVRVVDIKLKSGIYRRPVSKLCKVECLEMGEEIGSSRGGENVED, from the exons at GAAAGAAATCGCGATTATCGCAGGAGGAGGAACTTTACACAAAAAAAGCAAATTATATCAGTTAACACCGTATATGAAAAACGAATATTTATGTGTAGGAGGTCGAACAAATTATTCCACAGACTTACCTGATACAGCTAAAAGCccattaatttttgatagccGTCATTTTGCAGTGAAATTATTGATTCTACATTATCATGTGATAATGGGACACCAAGGTGTAGAAGTGATCCTCAATGAACTTCGTCAAAGATTTTGGATACTACAAGCAAGGAAGGCAATAAAAAGAGCGATGAGATATTGTCCAATTTGCAGCCTGAGGAGAGCAATTCCCAGAGTTACACAAATGGGACAGTTGCCTGATTTCAGGTTGAAGAAACCACAACCACAAAGAGCCTTTGTGTACACAGGTATAGATTTTTTCGGACATTTTGAAGTAACTATTGGTAGGCGAAGGGAAAAAAGGTATGGTGTACTATTTACCTGTATGTCAGTAAGAGCTATACACATTGAGATTGCTGAGACGCTAAACACTGATTCAACTCTTCTGGCGATAAAACGTTTCATGTCGAGGAGAGGAAAACCGCAGATGTTTCTTACAGACAATGGAACGAATTTTCACGCTGCAGAGAAGGAACTTAAAAAAGCTTATGAAGATGTGAATTTGGAAGTAATAAGACAAGGTTTATGCGCTGAAAGTATAGAGTGGAAGTTTATACCTCCAGGTAGTCCACATATGGGAGGAGCATGGGAGAGGATGGTTCGATCTGTGAAAACCACTTTAAATATAATTCTTAAGGATAGATCAACACGACAAGAAGTTTTTCACACAGTTATGATAGAAGCTGAACACATAGTGAATAGCCGCCCTCTCACCTACATATCTTCATCTCCGGAAGACGAAGAAAGCCTTACTCCCAATCATTTTCTAATTGGGACTTCTAGTATTTTGAAACCACCTGGACTTTTCGATGGAACAAAATGGAACGTTAGAAAACAGTGGCTCATAGCTGAAAATTTAAACGAACATTTTTGGAACAGGTGGGTCAAGGAATACATACCTACCTTGACAAAACGCACGAAATGGTTTGAACagaatcaaaatttgaaagaaggTGATTTAATAGTTTTGATGGATAGTAAGTTGCCAAGAAACAATTGGCCTAAAGGAGTAGTGTACAAGACGTACCCAGGAAAGGATGGCAAAGTTAGAGTTGTAGACATTAAATTAAAAAGTGGTATTTATCGTAGACCAGTATCCAAGCTATGTAAGGTAGAGTGTTTAGAGATGGGTGAAGAAATAGGTTCTTCACGAGGAggagaaaatgttgaagattaa
- the LOC123318333 gene encoding uncharacterized protein LOC123318333 yields the protein MKEIAIIAGGGTLHKKSKLYQLTPYMKNEYLCVGGRTNYSTDLPDTAKSPLIFDSRHFAVKLLILHYHVIIGHQGVEVILNELRQRFWILQARKAIKRAMRYCPICSLWRAIPRVTQMGQLPDFRLKKPQPQRAFVYTGIDFFGHFEVTIGRRREKRYGVLFTCMSVRAIHIEIAETLNTDSTLLAIKRFMSKRGKPQMFLTDNGTNFHAAEKELKKAYEDVNLEVIRQGLCAESIEWKFIPPGSPHMGGAWERMVRSVKTTLSIILKDRSPRQEVFHTVMIEAEHIVNSRPLTYISSSPEDEESLTPNHFLIGTSSILKPPGLFDGTKWNVRKQWLIAENLNEHFWNRWVKEYIPTLTKRTKWFEQNQNLKEGDSFDG from the exons at GAAAGAAATCGCGATTATCGCAGGAGGAGGAACTTTACACAAAAAAAGCAAATTATATCAGTTAACACCGTATATGAAAAACGAATATTTATGTGTAGGAGGTCGAACAAATTATTCCACAGACTTACCTGATACAGCAAAAAGCccattaatttttgatagccGTCATTTTGCCGTGAAATTATTGATTCTACATTATCATGTGATAATAGGACACCAAGGTGTAGAAGTGATCCTCAATGAGCTTCGTCAAAGATTTTGGATACTACAAGCAAGGAAGGCAATAAAAAGAGCGATGAGATATTGTCCAATTTGCAGCCTGTGGAGAGCGATTCCCAGAGTTACACAAATGGGACAGTTGCCTGATTTCAGGTTGAAGAAACCACAACCACAAAGAGCCTTTGTGTACACAGGTATAGATTTTTTCGGACATTTTGAAGTAACTATTGGTAGGCGAAGGGAAAAAAGGTATGGTGTACTATTTACCTGTATGTCAGTAAGAGCTATACACATTGAGATTGCTGAGACACTAAACACTGATTCAACTCTTCTGGCGATAAAACGTTTCATGTCGAAGAGAGGAAAACCGCAGATGTTTCTTACAGACAATGGAACGAATTTTCACGCTGCAGAGAAGGAACTTAAAAAAGCTTATGAAGATGTGAATTTGGAAGTAATAAGACAAGGTTTATGCGCTGAAAGTATAGAGTGGAAGTTTATACCTCCAGGTAGTCCACATATGGGAGGAGCATGGGAGAGGATGGTTCGATCTGTGAAAACCACTTTAAGTATAATTCTTAAGGATAGATCACCACGACAAGAAGTTTTTCACACAGTTATGATAGAAGCTGAACACATAGTGAATAGCCGCCCTCTCACCTACATATCTTCATCTCCGGAAGACGAAGAAAGCCTTACTCCCAATCATTTTCTAATTGGGACTTCTAGTATTTTGAAACCACCTGGACTTTTCGATGGAACAAAATGGAACGTGAGAAAACAGTGGCTCATAGCTGAAAATTTAAACGAACATTTTTGGAACAGGTGGGTCAAGGAATACATACCTACCTTGACAAAACGCACGAAATGGTTCGAACagaatcaaaatttgaaagaaggTGATAGTTTTGATGGATAG